A window of the Candidatus Methylomirabilota bacterium genome harbors these coding sequences:
- a CDS encoding DUF899 domain-containing protein, with amino-acid sequence MTTHVTGTRPEWLDARLALLDEEKELTRRSDELARRRQALPWVRVDKTYRFETDEGAAALPDLFRGRSQLLIYHFMFGPDYKAGCPSCSAIADGFNGIAVHLANHDVMLWAVSRAPLEKLVGYKRRMGWTFPWASSFGGDFNADFSVWFSEEQQRTGDVEYNYRREPAFQWRPGQAGGGDGAEAQFAAMCGTDTPTYHRDRPGMSAFTIEPGTVYHTYSAYARGLDSLWGMYQWLDRAPRGRNETGVWWRRHDEYDRG; translated from the coding sequence ATGACGACACACGTGACGGGGACCCGCCCGGAATGGCTGGACGCGCGGCTGGCGCTGCTCGACGAGGAGAAGGAGCTCACGCGGCGAAGCGACGAGCTGGCGCGGCGGCGCCAGGCGCTGCCGTGGGTTCGCGTCGACAAGACGTATCGGTTCGAGACCGACGAGGGCGCCGCGGCGCTGCCCGATCTCTTCCGAGGGCGCTCCCAGCTGCTGATCTACCACTTCATGTTCGGGCCCGACTACAAGGCGGGGTGTCCGTCCTGCTCCGCGATCGCCGACGGCTTCAACGGAATCGCGGTGCACCTGGCCAACCACGACGTGATGCTCTGGGCGGTCTCCCGGGCGCCGTTGGAGAAGCTCGTCGGCTACAAGCGGCGGATGGGGTGGACGTTTCCGTGGGCGTCCTCGTTCGGCGGCGACTTCAACGCGGATTTCAGCGTCTGGTTCAGCGAGGAGCAGCAGCGCACCGGGGACGTCGAATACAACTATCGGCGCGAGCCGGCGTTTCAATGGCGGCCGGGTCAGGCGGGCGGGGGCGATGGGGCGGAGGCCCAGTTCGCGGCGATGTGCGGCACCGACACGCCCACCTACCATCGCGACCGGCCGGGCATGAGCGCGTTCACGATCGAGCCCGGCACCGTCTACCACACCTACTCGGCGTACGCGCGGGGGCTCGACAGCCTCTGGGGCATGTACCAGTGGCTCGACCGCGCCCCGCGGGGACGCAACGAGACGGGCGTCTGGTGGCGCCGTCACGACGAGTACGACCGGGGCTGA
- a CDS encoding PQQ-binding-like beta-propeller repeat protein, which translates to MANTPKTRPAQILREYGPYPGIDHVHGVTFDGAHVWFARGEGVVALDPGGGTVVREIAVTARAGTAFDGRYLWQIADGRIQKVDPRSGQVVATIPAPAHGGDSGLTWAEGILWVGEYRARKIHQIDAETGAVLRTIESDRFVTGVTWVNGELWHATMEDQQSELRRVDPRTGEVLERLEMPAGAVVSGLESDGAGVFYCGGSTSGKVRAVRKP; encoded by the coding sequence ATGGCGAACACACCCAAGACCCGACCAGCCCAGATCCTTCGCGAATACGGTCCCTATCCCGGCATCGACCACGTCCACGGCGTGACCTTCGACGGCGCTCACGTCTGGTTCGCGCGCGGCGAGGGTGTCGTCGCCCTCGATCCGGGCGGCGGCACCGTCGTGCGCGAGATCGCGGTCACCGCCCGGGCCGGCACCGCCTTCGACGGCCGGTACCTGTGGCAGATTGCCGACGGCCGGATCCAGAAGGTCGATCCGCGCTCGGGCCAGGTCGTCGCCACCATCCCGGCGCCAGCCCACGGGGGCGACTCGGGCCTCACCTGGGCCGAGGGCATCCTCTGGGTCGGCGAGTACCGCGCCCGCAAGATCCACCAGATCGACGCCGAGACCGGCGCGGTCCTGCGCACGATCGAGTCGGATCGCTTCGTGACCGGTGTCACCTGGGTGAACGGCGAGCTGTGGCACGCGACCATGGAGGACCAGCAGAGCGAGCTTCGCCGCGTCGATCCGCGAACCGGCGAGGTGCTCGAGCGCCTGGAGATGCCGGCCGGCGCGGTGGTGAGCGGGCTCGAGTCCGACGGCGCCGGCGTCTTCTACTGCGGCGGGAGCACCAGCGGCAAGGTGCGCGCCGTCCGCAAGCCCTGA
- a CDS encoding helix-turn-helix domain-containing protein: MPAPDRDVPLASAARALAAGDPLGALGLVALRDDAPALALRGTAMAQLGDYERSRKLFRRAVRAFGLRERLARARCQVAEAEVALAARDLSGPSRALEAAARTLDTLGDHANAVFARLVAARRLLLVGDLDAAARRLATVDVAGAPPSVAARAHLTRAELALRRVRAAEAAADMARAHAAAVTAGIPALLAEVGRAQRALSAPAARLIRAGSVRPVRLDEVETVFASGDLVVDACRRAVRGPAGSAALDGRPILFALAQAMAESWPADVPRDDLIARAFETRAIDESHRARLRVELGRLRVALRPLARIDATPRGFTLVPAAGRAVVVLAPPIDGPAGAIVALLEGGEAWSTSALAMALGSSQRTVQRDLRRLEEGGSVRAVGDGRSRRWLAPPLGGIATTLLLPGALPVA; this comes from the coding sequence ATGCCGGCTCCCGACCGGGACGTGCCGCTCGCCTCGGCCGCTCGCGCGCTGGCCGCCGGCGATCCGCTTGGCGCGCTGGGCCTCGTTGCGCTGCGTGACGACGCGCCGGCCCTCGCCCTGCGAGGTACCGCCATGGCCCAGCTGGGCGACTACGAGCGCTCGCGTAAGCTCTTCCGGCGTGCGGTCCGCGCCTTCGGCCTGCGCGAGCGCCTGGCCCGGGCCCGCTGCCAGGTCGCCGAGGCGGAGGTCGCGCTCGCCGCGCGTGACCTGAGCGGGCCGTCGCGTGCGCTCGAGGCGGCCGCACGGACGCTGGATACTCTGGGCGACCACGCGAATGCGGTCTTCGCCCGCCTCGTCGCCGCGCGGCGCCTGCTCCTGGTGGGCGACCTCGACGCCGCGGCGCGGCGGCTCGCCACCGTCGATGTTGCTGGCGCGCCGCCGTCGGTGGCCGCGCGTGCCCACCTCACGCGGGCCGAGCTGGCGCTCCGTCGCGTCCGGGCCGCGGAGGCCGCGGCGGACATGGCCCGCGCCCACGCCGCCGCGGTCACCGCGGGCATCCCGGCTCTCCTCGCCGAGGTCGGCCGGGCGCAGCGTGCCCTGTCGGCGCCGGCGGCGCGCCTGATCCGCGCGGGGTCGGTCCGCCCGGTCCGCCTGGACGAGGTCGAGACGGTCTTCGCGTCCGGCGATCTCGTCGTCGATGCCTGCCGGCGCGCGGTGCGTGGCCCGGCCGGCTCCGCAGCGCTCGACGGACGTCCGATCCTGTTCGCCCTCGCGCAAGCGATGGCGGAGAGCTGGCCCGCCGATGTGCCGCGCGACGACCTCATCGCGCGCGCCTTCGAGACGCGCGCGATCGACGAGTCGCATCGCGCCCGCCTCCGCGTGGAGCTGGGCCGCCTGCGCGTGGCCCTGCGCCCGCTCGCCCGGATCGACGCGACCCCGCGCGGCTTCACCCTCGTGCCGGCCGCCGGGCGCGCCGTCGTGGTGCTGGCGCCGCCGATCGACGGCCCCGCCGGCGCGATCGTGGCCCTGCTCGAGGGCGGCGAGGCCTGGTCGACCTCCGCGCTGGCCATGGCGCTCGGCTCGAGCCAGCGGACCGTCCAGCGGGATCTGCGCCGGCTCGAGGAGGGCGGATCGGTGCGCGCGGTGGGCGACGGCCGCTCCCGTCGCTGGCTGGCGCCACCGCTGGGCGGAATCGCGACAACCTTGTTACTCCCCGGGGCGCTGCCGGTCGCGTAG
- a CDS encoding peptidoglycan-binding protein: MQRDMRRRVLEIITAGAICGLAVTPALAQTDKTGPGQTGGTSNSAGQPNSTGEMKSHEGSTKGHDSSMKNPDSATDTSASSGKRAMGNQSQIRRVQEALKTEGHDPGPIDGMMGPKTQEALRQYQRQENLKETGRLDQDTMSKLGV; encoded by the coding sequence ATGCAACGCGACATGAGGCGGAGAGTTCTCGAGATCATCACGGCGGGTGCCATCTGCGGGTTGGCCGTGACCCCGGCCCTGGCCCAGACCGACAAGACGGGTCCCGGCCAGACAGGTGGGACCTCGAACAGCGCAGGCCAGCCGAACAGCACCGGCGAGATGAAGAGCCACGAGGGCTCCACGAAGGGGCACGACAGCTCCATGAAGAACCCGGACAGTGCCACCGACACCAGCGCATCGAGCGGCAAGCGGGCGATGGGCAACCAGTCGCAGATCCGGCGGGTGCAGGAAGCTCTGAAGACCGAGGGACACGATCCCGGCCCGATCGACGGCATGATGGGTCCGAAGACCCAGGAGGCTCTGCGCCAGTATCAGCGGCAGGAGAACCTGAAGGAGACGGGACGCCTGGATCAGGACACGATGTCCAAGCTGGGCGTGTAA